One window of Chamaesiphon minutus PCC 6605 genomic DNA carries:
- a CDS encoding transposase codes for MMNIMSIPTTQLDENLEAADLHTDVNTRHNIRTSKVKTLAKLYLDSEPAQIDDRTLAELCEWLWGEFQTTPLNLEFSWYERYQNAAEMFADIKQSHLWVSAENYDTSLDINPIYNFIFYAVHNHDHYLTHSDFSIEGEIATYNATAKRALSLNVQKIIYSENVLKSAAYLFLGHPPISKIVFP; via the coding sequence ATGATGAATATAATGAGCATTCCTACAACACAACTTGATGAAAATTTAGAAGCGGCAGACTTGCATACTGATGTGAATACTCGACATAACATCAGAACATCCAAAGTTAAAACCCTCGCCAAACTCTATCTAGACAGCGAACCCGCCCAAATTGACGATCGAACGTTGGCGGAACTATGTGAATGGCTTTGGGGTGAGTTTCAAACTACCCCACTCAACCTAGAATTCTCATGGTATGAGCGTTATCAGAATGCTGCTGAGATGTTTGCCGATATCAAGCAAAGTCATCTGTGGGTGTCTGCGGAAAACTACGATACCAGTCTAGATATTAATCCGATTTATAATTTTATTTTCTATGCAGTGCATAACCACGACCACTATCTTACCCATAGTGACTTCAGCATAGAAGGGGAAATCGCAACTTACAATGCCACCGCCAAACGCGCTCTCAGTCTAAATGTTCAAAAGATTATCTATTCTGAAAATGTGCTAAAGTCTGCTGCTTACTTATTTCTGGGACATCCGCCGATATCCAAAATCGTCTTTCCATAA
- a CDS encoding pyridoxamine 5'-phosphate oxidase family protein, with product MLDIDEMGQDEIDELLHKVGHGHLGFIHEGKPCVMPMHYYLENANIYLFTTVGMKTHDMDADPNVCLQVEEMHDPEHWRSAIVMGRAKHITAQPEIERVMALVKQPDASLSPAINRTWTDSWGRAEVISIYQIVLQTGSANEAVEMSGRTTDGVSSRS from the coding sequence GTGTTAGATATCGATGAAATGGGACAGGACGAGATCGATGAATTGCTCCATAAAGTAGGGCACGGTCATCTAGGTTTTATCCATGAGGGCAAGCCTTGTGTGATGCCGATGCACTATTATCTTGAAAATGCCAATATTTATCTATTTACAACCGTTGGGATGAAAACCCATGACATGGACGCAGATCCTAATGTTTGTTTGCAGGTTGAAGAAATGCACGATCCCGAACATTGGCGGAGTGCTATCGTGATGGGTCGAGCAAAACACATTACAGCGCAACCAGAGATCGAACGAGTGATGGCATTGGTCAAACAGCCAGATGCTAGCCTTTCTCCGGCAATTAATCGGACTTGGACTGACTCTTGGGGACGAGCGGAAGTAATCTCAATTTACCAGATTGTCCTTCAGACAGGCTCCGCCAACGAAGCGGTTGAAATGAGTGGACGCACGACAGATGGTGTTAGTAGTCGTAGCTAA
- a CDS encoding MATE family efflux transporter, whose product MNDSRSISNRSLLFNEFKAFLTLALPLAGVQLSQAAIGFVDTLMMGRIGLETLAAGGLAALTFSVFVYTTSGILMGVSPIVATAYGAGDKPQIERVVQQGCLLVIGLAVPISFGIANFDILMRNLGQAETTVVLGNTYLDIMVWGFFPALGFALLRSVVSAMSHTRIVMSIAIGGTIINIIGDYVLGFGKFGFPKLGIAGLAVASIFTLWVMFLSLLGYILTHKELKTYRFFRQIYRVDRQIIASLIRVGVPIGIATALEIGLFTIVTYLMGLLGTEVLAAHQVVLQTVAITFMVPLAMSYAATIRVGQEIGQNNRVGAIRAGYVGVAIGLGFMLLMAAILLLFPDRIIGIFLDLQDPRNANVVPLATGIMTIAAISQILDGPQKIIMGALYGLQDTRIPAILSFVAFWGIGLTIGYWLGFHTSLGGSGLWLGQSIGIAISAVMFFWRFHHLVSRKHQ is encoded by the coding sequence ATGAACGACAGCAGATCCATCTCGAATAGATCGTTGCTTTTTAACGAATTTAAAGCATTCCTCACACTGGCTTTACCCCTGGCTGGCGTCCAACTTTCTCAAGCCGCGATCGGGTTTGTCGATACTTTAATGATGGGGCGGATCGGGCTAGAAACCCTCGCTGCGGGTGGATTAGCAGCACTAACCTTCAGTGTTTTTGTGTACACCACATCGGGTATTCTGATGGGCGTAAGTCCGATCGTGGCTACGGCTTATGGTGCTGGCGATAAACCGCAAATCGAGCGTGTCGTCCAGCAAGGCTGTTTGCTAGTTATTGGTTTAGCTGTGCCGATTTCTTTTGGCATTGCTAACTTCGATATTTTAATGCGTAATTTGGGACAGGCTGAGACGACAGTAGTTTTGGGTAATACTTATCTAGATATTATGGTGTGGGGCTTTTTTCCTGCATTAGGTTTTGCCCTGCTCCGCAGTGTTGTTTCGGCAATGTCGCACACGCGAATCGTCATGTCGATCGCGATCGGGGGGACGATAATTAATATCATCGGCGACTATGTTTTAGGTTTTGGTAAATTTGGTTTTCCCAAATTGGGCATTGCTGGTTTAGCAGTAGCAAGTATCTTTACGCTTTGGGTGATGTTTCTATCTTTACTTGGCTATATTCTGACCCACAAAGAACTCAAAACTTATCGATTCTTTCGCCAAATCTATCGAGTCGATCGCCAAATTATCGCATCATTAATCCGCGTCGGCGTACCGATCGGTATTGCCACAGCTTTAGAAATCGGCCTGTTTACGATCGTCACTTATTTGATGGGTTTACTCGGTACCGAAGTCCTCGCGGCACATCAAGTCGTCCTTCAAACAGTTGCAATTACCTTTATGGTACCGCTCGCCATGTCCTATGCTGCCACCATTCGCGTCGGTCAAGAAATCGGTCAAAACAATCGAGTTGGGGCGATTCGAGCTGGTTATGTTGGTGTTGCGATCGGGTTAGGATTTATGCTATTAATGGCCGCAATCCTCCTTTTATTTCCCGATCGAATTATTGGCATTTTTCTCGACTTGCAAGATCCGCGCAATGCCAATGTCGTTCCTTTAGCTACTGGTATTATGACAATTGCCGCCATTTCACAGATTTTAGATGGCCCTCAAAAAATTATCATGGGTGCGCTTTACGGTTTACAAGATACCCGCATTCCAGCGATCCTCAGTTTCGTGGCATTTTGGGGCATTGGCTTAACGATCGGCTATTGGTTGGGATTTCATACATCATTAGGTGGCAGCGGCTTATGGCTCGGACAATCGATCGGGATTGCAATTTCTGCCGTGATGTTTTTCTGGCGGTTTCATCATTTAGTATCTAGAAAACACCAATGA
- a CDS encoding prohibitin family protein translates to MENRTKSNWQQILAIGFALIVFLLGLNSFVVINPGQAGVVSVLGKAGDGVLLEGVHFKPPLVGKVDVYDITVQKFEVPAQSSTKDLQDLTARFAINFRLDPLQVVTIRRTQGTLENIVSKIIAPQTQESFKIAAARRTVEEAITKRDELKQDFDLALGNRLEKYGIIVLDTSVVDLDFSPEFSKAVEEKQIAEQRAQRAVYVAQEAEQEAEANVNRAKGQAEAQRLLRETLTAELLQKQAIDKWDGKFPQVMGGNGALPFINIQPDKIE, encoded by the coding sequence ATGGAAAATCGCACGAAATCTAACTGGCAACAAATATTAGCCATTGGCTTTGCACTGATTGTATTTTTGCTCGGCTTGAATTCCTTTGTGGTCATCAATCCGGGACAAGCAGGGGTAGTCAGCGTACTGGGTAAAGCTGGCGATGGCGTGCTGCTAGAAGGCGTTCACTTCAAGCCGCCATTAGTGGGCAAAGTCGATGTTTATGATATCACCGTGCAAAAATTTGAAGTACCCGCTCAGAGTTCGACCAAGGATTTGCAGGACTTGACTGCCCGTTTCGCGATTAACTTTCGGCTCGATCCGCTACAAGTGGTGACTATCCGCCGTACTCAAGGTACCCTCGAAAACATTGTCTCGAAAATTATCGCCCCCCAAACCCAAGAATCATTCAAAATTGCTGCCGCACGGCGGACGGTAGAAGAAGCAATTACCAAACGCGACGAACTCAAGCAAGACTTCGATCTCGCACTGGGCAACCGCTTGGAAAAATATGGCATTATCGTCCTCGATACGAGCGTAGTCGATTTAGACTTTTCGCCCGAATTTTCTAAAGCGGTAGAAGAAAAACAAATTGCCGAACAACGCGCTCAAAGAGCCGTCTACGTTGCCCAGGAAGCCGAGCAAGAAGCCGAAGCCAACGTCAACCGCGCCAAGGGTCAAGCCGAAGCGCAACGCCTGTTGCGGGAGACGCTAACAGCAGAATTATTACAGAAACAAGCGATCGATAAGTGGGATGGCAAGTTTCCCCAAGTAATGGGCGGAAATGGCGCGCTACCGTTCATCAATATCCAGCCGGACAAGATCGAATAG
- the pheS gene encoding phenylalanine--tRNA ligase subunit alpha — translation MSDLEQQLATLQATALDSISQVQTLEALEQLRVDYLGKKGEISKILGGMGKLSAEERPAIGAAANVVKDAIQARLDRSKTDLQTAQIQAQLAAETLDVTMPGVYRPQGRIHPINSTIDRMVDIFVGMGYTVATGPEMETDYYNFEALNTPPDHPARDMQDTFYLPDGNLLRTHTSSVQIHYMEENEPPIRIISPGRCYRRDTVDATHSAVFHQIEILAIAPDLTFTDLKGTIKEFLTQAFGMELPIRFRASYFPFTEPSAEVDVQWQGRWLEIMGCGMVDPNVLTKVGHDPEVYSGFAAGFGVERLAMVLHQIDDIRKLYGSDLRFLRQF, via the coding sequence ATGAGCGATCTCGAACAACAACTAGCGACACTCCAAGCGACAGCATTAGACTCGATTTCTCAAGTGCAGACACTAGAAGCATTAGAACAACTGCGAGTCGATTACTTAGGCAAAAAAGGCGAAATCTCCAAAATCTTGGGCGGCATGGGCAAACTTTCTGCTGAAGAACGTCCGGCAATTGGCGCGGCGGCGAACGTCGTCAAAGATGCAATTCAAGCGCGACTCGATCGATCCAAAACCGATCTTCAAACCGCTCAAATTCAGGCACAACTAGCTGCCGAGACACTCGATGTGACCATGCCTGGAGTCTATCGTCCTCAAGGACGCATCCATCCGATTAACTCTACGATCGATCGAATGGTAGATATTTTCGTCGGTATGGGTTATACCGTGGCGACAGGGCCAGAAATGGAGACAGATTATTATAACTTTGAGGCTCTCAATACGCCGCCAGATCATCCCGCACGGGATATGCAAGATACATTCTATCTACCCGATGGTAATTTGCTCCGCACTCACACATCTTCGGTGCAAATCCACTATATGGAGGAGAACGAACCACCGATTCGGATTATTTCTCCTGGACGTTGTTATCGTCGCGATACCGTCGATGCCACGCACTCAGCCGTATTCCATCAAATTGAAATTCTCGCGATCGCCCCAGATCTGACCTTTACCGATCTCAAAGGTACCATCAAAGAATTCTTGACCCAAGCCTTTGGGATGGAGTTACCGATTCGGTTCCGCGCTAGTTATTTCCCCTTTACCGAACCTTCGGCGGAAGTCGATGTCCAATGGCAGGGAAGATGGCTGGAAATTATGGGGTGTGGGATGGTAGATCCGAATGTATTAACGAAGGTAGGACACGACCCAGAGGTGTATAGCGGCTTTGCGGCTGGCTTCGGAGTCGAGCGACTAGCGATGGTGCTACATCAAATCGATGACATTCGCAAACTATATGGCAGCGATCTGCGCTTCCTGCGTCAGTTTTAG
- the pdxA gene encoding 4-hydroxythreonine-4-phosphate dehydrogenase PdxA, with protein MSKPRLIVTLGDPAGIGTEVVLKALSDRSLAECDLTLIGNRELLIDRYEYLCQQVPSTVTLANPSDLKIIDVSLPPAIRDGVTIGRGNAASGAASFAYLDLAIDRTLAGEFDAIVTAPIAKSAWTSAGHHFPGQTELLAAKAKIDRFGMLFVGVSPHTGWTLRALLATTHLPLDRVAQTLTPELLSLKLGLLVECLQVDFGLESGTIAIAGLNPHSGEGGQLGREEVDWMDDWLDREREIYPQYKLLGLLPPDTMWVKPGQAWFGTQPHPQAADAYLALYHDQGLIPVKLMAFDRAINTTIGLPYVRTSPDHGTAFDIAKLGIADDRSMKAAIQLAGELVTSRAQN; from the coding sequence ATGAGCAAACCTAGATTAATCGTGACATTAGGCGACCCCGCAGGCATCGGGACAGAAGTTGTCCTTAAGGCTTTGAGCGATCGATCTCTAGCTGAGTGCGATCTGACGCTCATCGGCAATCGCGAACTATTAATCGATCGATATGAATATTTGTGCCAGCAAGTACCATCGACAGTCACACTCGCCAATCCGAGCGATTTGAAGATTATCGATGTCTCACTCCCGCCAGCAATTCGCGATGGTGTCACCATTGGACGGGGCAATGCGGCTAGCGGTGCGGCAAGTTTTGCGTATCTAGATCTAGCGATCGATCGCACCTTAGCAGGCGAGTTCGACGCGATCGTCACCGCACCCATCGCTAAATCGGCCTGGACGTCGGCTGGGCATCATTTCCCCGGTCAAACTGAATTACTGGCCGCCAAGGCGAAAATAGACCGCTTTGGGATGCTATTTGTCGGTGTTTCCCCTCACACTGGTTGGACTTTAAGAGCTTTGCTGGCGACCACGCATCTGCCACTCGATCGAGTCGCTCAAACGCTTACTCCAGAGCTACTTAGTCTCAAACTAGGGCTATTAGTTGAGTGTTTGCAGGTAGATTTTGGCCTAGAATCCGGCACGATTGCGATCGCGGGGTTAAATCCACACAGCGGTGAAGGAGGACAACTCGGACGCGAAGAAGTGGATTGGATGGACGATTGGTTGGATCGAGAGCGAGAAATCTATCCACAGTATAAGTTGCTCGGACTCTTACCGCCAGATACGATGTGGGTAAAGCCAGGGCAAGCCTGGTTTGGCACCCAGCCCCATCCCCAAGCAGCAGATGCTTATTTAGCCCTCTACCACGATCAAGGCTTGATTCCCGTCAAATTAATGGCATTCGATCGAGCAATTAACACTACCATTGGGTTGCCATACGTGCGCACCTCTCCAGATCATGGGACGGCATTCGATATCGCTAAATTGGGCATTGCTGACGATCGAAGTATGAAAGCTGCGATTCAACTCGCTGGTGAATTAGTCACTTCTCGTGCTCAAAACTAA
- a CDS encoding GNAT family N-acetyltransferase has translation MFHCEVSDVHELRLLDLRDDRELFALTDANRGNLRQWLPWLDSIERVDDTRRFIATTQQQFAHEEGFVAAICYGSKSNLSEQRKIVGTIGLNWIDRANRIGYIGYWLAPSHRGRGIMSASCQSLIDYAFSGLNLNRLVIACACENHRSRAIPERLGFKCEGVARDAEWLYDRFVDHDVYTLLAREWKGQNIE, from the coding sequence ATGTTTCACTGCGAAGTTAGCGATGTACATGAGTTGCGCTTACTCGATCTACGGGACGATCGAGAGTTATTTGCCCTGACAGATGCCAATCGTGGCAATCTGCGCCAATGGTTGCCGTGGTTGGATTCGATCGAGCGGGTTGACGACACGCGCAGATTTATCGCAACCACCCAACAGCAGTTCGCTCATGAAGAAGGGTTTGTTGCGGCGATCTGTTACGGCAGCAAATCCAATTTATCAGAACAGCGTAAGATTGTCGGCACGATCGGGTTGAACTGGATCGATCGAGCCAATCGGATCGGGTATATCGGCTATTGGCTGGCACCATCTCATCGCGGTCGCGGCATTATGAGTGCATCTTGTCAAAGCTTAATCGATTATGCTTTTAGCGGCCTCAACCTCAATCGCTTAGTAATTGCTTGTGCTTGCGAAAACCACCGCAGTCGCGCGATTCCCGAACGGCTGGGTTTTAAGTGTGAAGGTGTGGCACGGGATGCTGAATGGCTTTACGATCGATTTGTAGACCATGACGTTTATACCCTGCTCGCACGCGAGTGGAAAGGTCAAAATATAGAGTAG
- a CDS encoding PetM family cytochrome b6-f complex subunit 7 translates to MAGEIFNAAILSSSLILVGLGLGFLFLKIQGPEEE, encoded by the coding sequence ATGGCTGGCGAAATTTTTAATGCAGCGATTTTGTCTTCTAGCTTAATTCTCGTGGGTTTGGGCTTAGGGTTCCTATTTCTCAAAATTCAAGGCCCAGAAGAAGAATAA
- a CDS encoding SDR family oxidoreductase — MTILIVGATGTLGRQIARRALDEGYQVRCLVRSVRRAAFLKEWGAELVVGNICNPDTLAPALEGVTAIIDAATARATDSLSIKKVDWDGQVALIQAAIEAKIDRFIFFSILGAENYPNVPLMEIKRCTELFLAESGLNYTILRPAGFMQGLIGQYAIPTLEGQPVWMTGESSIAYMDTQDVAKFAVKALSVKETERRSFPIVGNRAWSGKEIISFCERQSGKEAKITNVPIGAIRLMRQTLRFFEWSWNSADRLAFTEVLATGKPLTADMEEVYRVFGIEQQSIGTLEAYLQEYFSRIMRKLKELDYEKNKQKEVKSSKQKRKKVMF, encoded by the coding sequence ATGACAATATTAATTGTTGGTGCTACAGGTACCTTAGGTAGACAGATCGCCCGCCGCGCCTTGGATGAAGGCTACCAAGTCCGCTGTCTGGTTAGAAGCGTGCGCAGAGCCGCTTTTCTCAAAGAGTGGGGAGCTGAATTAGTGGTCGGGAATATCTGCAACCCTGATACCTTGGCACCTGCATTAGAAGGCGTGACCGCAATTATCGATGCGGCAACTGCCAGAGCGACAGATTCATTGAGCATCAAAAAAGTTGACTGGGACGGACAAGTAGCCCTGATCCAAGCCGCAATCGAAGCGAAGATCGATCGATTTATCTTTTTCTCGATTCTGGGCGCGGAAAATTATCCCAACGTGCCGTTGATGGAAATCAAGCGATGTACTGAGTTATTCTTAGCAGAATCGGGACTAAACTATACTATTTTGCGTCCGGCTGGGTTCATGCAGGGGCTGATCGGTCAATATGCCATTCCGACGTTAGAGGGACAACCCGTCTGGATGACTGGCGAATCTTCGATCGCGTACATGGATACTCAAGATGTCGCCAAATTTGCCGTCAAAGCCCTATCGGTAAAAGAAACCGAGCGGCGCAGTTTCCCGATCGTCGGCAATAGAGCCTGGAGTGGTAAGGAAATTATTAGTTTCTGCGAACGGCAGTCTGGCAAAGAAGCTAAGATTACCAATGTCCCGATCGGGGCGATCCGATTGATGAGACAGACATTACGTTTCTTTGAGTGGAGCTGGAATTCTGCCGATCGATTGGCGTTTACTGAAGTACTAGCTACTGGTAAGCCTTTAACCGCAGATATGGAAGAAGTCTATCGCGTCTTTGGGATCGAGCAGCAATCGATCGGGACGCTGGAGGCGTATTTACAAGAATACTTTAGCCGCATCATGCGCAAACTCAAGGAATTAGACTACGAAAAAAACAAGCAAAAAGAAGTCAAATCATCCAAGCAGAAAAGAAAAAAAGTCATGTTCTAA
- a CDS encoding NAD(+) kinase, with translation MPKVGIIYNEGKPVACRIAREINDKLTALGWDVYSAAAKGGILGYCQSDRPISHIPIDSLCPPGFDSEMVFAIVLGGDGTVLAAFRQIAPKGIPLLTVNTGHMGFLTETYINQLPEAIERAIAGDYQVEERAMLTVRVWEGDRLLWEALCLNEMVIHREPLTSMCHFEVTVGRHAPVDIAADGVILSTPTGSTAYSLSAGGPVVAPGVDALQLVPICPHSLASRALVFSDTEPVTIESANPNRLVMVVDGNGGCYILPEFSIRIERSPYSAKFIRLQPPEYFKILREKLGWGLPHIAKPTSVELP, from the coding sequence GTGCCAAAAGTAGGCATCATCTATAATGAGGGTAAGCCCGTCGCTTGTCGGATCGCACGGGAAATTAATGACAAGCTAACCGCCTTAGGCTGGGATGTTTATTCAGCAGCAGCCAAAGGTGGAATTTTAGGCTACTGTCAATCGGATCGTCCGATCTCGCACATCCCGATCGATTCGTTGTGCCCTCCTGGCTTTGACTCGGAGATGGTTTTTGCGATCGTTTTAGGTGGCGATGGCACGGTTTTGGCCGCTTTTAGACAGATTGCACCCAAGGGTATTCCTCTGTTGACGGTCAATACCGGACACATGGGCTTTTTGACCGAAACCTACATCAATCAATTGCCAGAAGCAATCGAGCGGGCGATTGCTGGAGATTATCAAGTTGAAGAGCGAGCGATGTTGACAGTTCGCGTCTGGGAAGGCGATCGACTATTATGGGAAGCATTGTGTCTCAATGAAATGGTCATCCATCGCGAACCGCTCACGAGCATGTGTCACTTTGAAGTTACCGTTGGCAGACACGCACCTGTAGATATTGCCGCTGATGGCGTAATTTTATCGACACCCACAGGTTCTACCGCCTATTCTCTGAGTGCAGGGGGGCCAGTTGTCGCTCCTGGTGTAGATGCACTTCAATTAGTACCCATCTGTCCGCATTCTCTCGCCTCGCGCGCTCTAGTCTTTTCAGATACCGAACCCGTCACGATCGAATCTGCCAATCCCAATCGCTTAGTAATGGTAGTCGATGGTAACGGCGGCTGCTATATTCTCCCTGAATTTTCAATTCGGATCGAGCGATCGCCCTATTCAGCTAAATTTATCAGACTCCAACCGCCAGAATACTTCAAAATCCTCCGCGAAAAGTTAGGATGGGGACTACCACACATTGCCAAACCGACTTCAGTGGAGTTGCCATAA
- the nblR gene encoding response regulator transcription factor NblR, giving the protein MAENTPIVLVENDATLAERMSFDLSKAGYQVSIADNAKIGLEQVKKLRPALVAVDRALPGDSALTLVPQLRESGCVAPILLLMSHDSIADRIVCFESGADDYFLKPYQASNFLRAVGLYLNSNVPLGEQLRFGDLILDLVSHRVIRNEHAIDLTVKEFELLRYLMSYPEIELTREQILENVWGYDFLGESNVIEVYVRYLRLKLEKDGGKRLIQTVRGVGYVLRD; this is encoded by the coding sequence ATGGCTGAAAATACCCCAATTGTCTTAGTAGAAAATGATGCGACATTGGCAGAGCGCATGAGTTTTGACCTGTCTAAGGCAGGTTATCAAGTGTCGATCGCGGACAATGCCAAGATCGGATTAGAGCAAGTGAAAAAATTGCGTCCGGCACTAGTTGCCGTCGATCGAGCATTGCCTGGAGACTCGGCCCTGACACTAGTACCCCAACTACGGGAATCTGGGTGTGTCGCTCCCATTTTATTGCTAATGTCGCATGATTCGATCGCCGATCGGATCGTCTGTTTTGAGTCTGGAGCCGACGACTATTTCCTCAAACCCTATCAGGCATCCAATTTTTTACGCGCTGTCGGACTGTATCTCAATTCCAATGTCCCGCTGGGCGAACAACTACGCTTTGGCGATCTGATTTTGGATTTGGTGTCGCACCGCGTCATCCGCAACGAACATGCGATCGATTTAACCGTCAAAGAGTTTGAACTGCTGCGCTATTTAATGTCTTATCCCGAAATCGAACTCACCAGAGAACAAATTTTGGAAAATGTTTGGGGCTATGATTTTTTGGGCGAATCTAATGTCATCGAGGTTTATGTCCGCTATCTCCGCCTCAAGCTGGAAAAAGATGGCGGCAAGCGGCTGATTCAAACCGTCCGTGGCGTGGGCTATGTCCTGAGAGATTAG
- a CDS encoding cupin domain-containing protein: MSVVIWQRQDMNVIDIKSEIESIEQLEITDRTTATDASAAMRMLGDFDRYAIGMACFAGSTPWERHPEDELLQILAGTVNVTILDDRNRSRQITLSAGTMFVVPKGWWHQQHSSAGVKLLFVTSQTGNDHSATDPRLI; the protein is encoded by the coding sequence ATGTCCGTAGTTATTTGGCAGCGTCAAGATATGAACGTTATCGATATTAAGTCTGAGATCGAATCGATCGAGCAGCTAGAAATTACCGATCGCACCACAGCGACAGATGCTAGCGCAGCCATGAGAATGCTGGGTGATTTCGATCGATACGCCATCGGTATGGCTTGTTTTGCTGGCTCCACGCCCTGGGAACGCCATCCAGAAGACGAACTACTCCAGATTCTCGCTGGAACTGTAAATGTCACTATCCTGGACGATCGAAATCGATCTCGTCAAATAACATTATCCGCAGGCACGATGTTTGTCGTGCCTAAAGGATGGTGGCACCAGCAGCACTCATCAGCAGGCGTAAAACTGCTGTTTGTGACATCCCAAACAGGTAACGATCATTCAGCCACAGATCCGCGCCTAATCTAA
- a CDS encoding DUF192 domain-containing protein, translating to MKQYFKFGITCGVAGVLLLGHSLPILSVPPVQPKNPSAQATVEPKTTPQGQKLPLTAQFSVKGQTILLEVARTPEEQSMGLMYRTELAANRGMLFSFSPPRAVRFWMKNTLIPLDMLFVSNGVVKYIGANIPPCKQATCPDYGPDSQIAVDSVIELRAGRAAELGIKVGDRVKIASYSAKRLKSI from the coding sequence GTGAAACAGTATTTTAAATTTGGCATAACTTGTGGGGTAGCGGGGGTCTTATTGCTCGGTCATTCTTTACCAATTCTCTCGGTACCGCCCGTCCAGCCCAAAAATCCATCAGCACAGGCTACCGTAGAGCCAAAAACCACTCCACAGGGGCAAAAACTCCCGCTAACGGCTCAATTTAGCGTCAAAGGACAAACCATTCTGTTAGAGGTCGCTCGCACGCCTGAAGAGCAATCTATGGGACTGATGTATCGAACAGAACTAGCTGCCAATCGCGGCATGTTATTCTCGTTCTCGCCACCCCGTGCCGTTCGCTTTTGGATGAAAAATACGCTCATCCCGCTAGATATGTTGTTTGTGTCTAATGGCGTAGTCAAATATATCGGTGCCAACATCCCGCCTTGCAAGCAGGCAACTTGCCCAGACTATGGCCCAGACTCACAAATTGCGGTAGATAGCGTAATTGAATTACGTGCTGGTAGAGCAGCAGAGCTAGGAATTAAAGTTGGCGATCGCGTGAAAATTGCTAGTTATTCAGCCAAACGGCTGAAATCTATTTAG
- a CDS encoding DUF2949 domain-containing protein yields MIASTHLTKLIRFLQEDLAISASSMAIGLKQLENNPGPLPMILWQYGLVTIEQLDRIYDWMDAA; encoded by the coding sequence ATGATCGCATCTACACATTTAACAAAATTAATTCGGTTTTTACAGGAAGATTTAGCTATTTCGGCTTCGTCGATGGCCATCGGTCTCAAGCAACTAGAAAATAATCCCGGCCCTTTGCCGATGATTCTCTGGCAGTACGGACTAGTGACAATCGAACAACTCGATCGAATCTACGATTGGATGGACGCCGCCTAA